The Teredinibacter sp. KSP-S5-2 genomic interval GATTTTTCCCCGGAACGGGACTGGCTTTCTACATCAATCAGAATATAGGTTTCTTCAGTACTTTCACTTGAGGCGGATGTCAGAAGAGACTGAAGGTCTTCATCAAAAATTTCGTGTTTTTTATCGGCTAGTTCTTTAAAGCGGGAAAACGCCTGATTCAGCGCATCCTGAGATTCAAACGTAATACCCAGCGCTTCGAAGCGAGCTTTAACCGCAGCGCGACCAGAGTGCTTGCCCAAAACAATTTTATTAGTGTTCCACCCTACATCTTCAGCACGCATGATCTCGTAGGTTTCGCGGTGTTTAAGCACGCCATCCTGGTGAATACCCGATTCATGAGCAAACGCATTAGCACCGACAATGGCTTTATTTGGCTGCACAGGGAAACCGGTTATCGACGATACCAAGCGCGATGTGGGCACTATATGCTCGGAAACAATGCCGGTTTCCACCGGGAATAAATCCTTACGAGTCCTCACCGCCATTACGATTTCTTCCAGGGCGGCATTACCAGCACGCTCACCAAGGCCATTAATAGTACATTCAATCTGCCGAACACCGTTCATCACCGCAGAAAGAGAGTTAGCAACAGCCAACCCCAGGTCGTTGTGACAGTGCGTTGAAAAAATAGCTTTATCGGAGTTGGGCACGGCCTCAATCAAGCGCTTAAACATTGCACCATACTCACCCGGCTCACCATAACCAACCGTATCAGGAACGTTAATAGTCGATGCACCAGCAGCAATTGCTGCTTCGGTAATACGGCACATAAACTCAAACTCTGAACGACTACCATCTTCCAGAGAAAATTCGACATCATCGGTAAAACCTCGCGCCCGCTTCACCGCACGGATAGCTTGTTCAAGTACCTGCTCGGGCTCCATTTTGAGCTTGTACTTCATGTGAATCGGAGAAGTGGCAATGAATGTATGAATACGAGACGAGTTAGCCCCCTTCAATGCCTCTCCAGCACGGTCAATATCGGTATCGACTGCGCGCGCCAAACTACATACGGTTGAATCCTTAATCGTGTTGGCCACAGCCTGAACCGCATCAAAATCACCAGGGCTCGCGATGGCGAAACCGGCTTCAATCACATCCACCCGCATTTTTTCCAACATTTTGGCAATGCGTACTTTCTCTTCTTTGGTCATGGACGCGCCAGGGCTCTGCTCTCCATCCCTCAGGGTCGTATCAAAAATGACTAGTTTTTCTTTGCTCATCGCTAACTCCATAACTGAGGCCTTCCTCAGCGGAACTGAATTCTATTGTTTATATGTGTATGGGGAGGAAATTGTTATATGCCGCCTTGCGGCAACAAGCATAACAACAGAGGGGAGAGCATACTCAAAAGGTTAAGCTTGTTATCTGACTCAAGATAGTGGTGTGACCCGACGATCGTATTCACGGTTGGTCCAATTTGATGTAGTTAAATAATTGCCGATTTTTGTTATTTTAAAAGGTTCACCAGAACCAATCAATGCTCATCCTAAAAACCTTACATTATTAGGATAAAATAACAAATTTAATAGCAAAAACCCGGTTTTTGGAAAAGATCTGTATCAAATAGAGCACAAATAAAAAACAAACATCCTAATCATATTTAATCCAGGCAAGTTCTTTTTGACCGCAAACTCATATAGTCTTAAGAACCTAAAATTTACCAAGCGGAGCAGGCTTACAATGATCGTAACCAACATAGAAATTATCCCCGGCAAACGTATTGCAAAACACCTTGGCATGGTTCAAGGCAACACGGTTCGAGCCAAGCATGCCGGACGAGATCTTATGGCTGGACTAAAAAACATTTTTGGTGGAGAACTTAAAGGTTATACCGAGCTACTGACAGAGGCTCGGCAAGAAGCAACAGAGAGGATGATTGAGCAGGCCCAAGCCATTGGCGCTAACGCCGTATTAAATGTGCGCTATTCAACCTCCTCCGTCACCGCAGGCGCCGCCGAGTTATTTGCCTATGGCACAGCGGTAATCCTGGAAGAGTAAAAAACCCGGTTTCATCAGAATTCATACGCACACAGGTGTTTTATGTACGATTTAATTATATTTCTGGTGTTGCTGAGCCTGGGCTACTTTGTCGGACAGGCATTGGAAAAAAGCCATTTCCGCTCAATAATCAAACGTGAAAAAGAGCTTCGACACCTTCTCACCTTCAGTAACAGATACCCTCCATCAGTGACGGAGGAACAGAACGCCCAACTTGTCACCGGGTCAGTGGTAATTTCCATCGATTACTTTAAACAGATTGTTGCAGGGCTACGAGCATTAATAGGCGGAAGAATAACCTCTTACGAATCATTGCTCGAACGCGCACGCAGAGAAGCACTATTACGCATGAAGGAGGAAGCTTCTGCTATGGGGGCCAATATCATTGTCAACGTCAAGCTGGAAACTGCTTCAATCACCAAAGGCCAGCGCCAACAGGTAGGTTGTGTTGAAGTATTAGCCTATGGTACAGCCCTGCACGATAAGCAATTTGACTGAGGAACGTAATGCGATATTCCAACCCAGAGATACCTGAAGGAATCAATGTCACGCAGGTTCACCCACTGAAAGAGTTTTTTACTCTTATTGCCGGAGTAGCGGGATTAGTCATTGTTGCCGTCTTTCTACTCGCGGTCACAGTGCAGTATCTGGTGACGTTGATTCCTTTTGAGAAAGAGTCCCAATGGCTCGGTCGAATGGGGGAAAGTTTCACTGCGAGCATGCAATCAGAGGAAATATCGGATAACCATCAACAAATAGAAGGCTATCTACAGCAGCTGGCTGACTCTTTGAGCGAGCATCAAGCGTTGCCGGAAGGAATGACGATTACAGTGCATTACTCAGAAGGCGATACAGTGAACGCTTTTGCCACACTGGGCGGTAACATTGTCATCTTCAAAGGCCTGCTAGAAACCCTTCCCCATGAAAATGCACTGGCAATGGTGATGGCCCATGAGATTGCTCATATCAAGCATCGCCACCCTATCGTCGCCCTTGGCCGTGGCGTTGCAGTAGGGCTGGTTTTGGTTAGTTTATCCGGTGTGGGCGATGGTGTCGCCGTCCAGCAACTGCTAGGCAACCTCAGTATGTTGACGACCTTAACCTTCAGTCGCTCCCAAGAAGAACTATCAGACCATGATGCACTGGGCGTTTTGTCAGCCGAATACGGCCATATTGGGGGTGCAGAAGCGCTTTTTGAAGTATTACAAAAGGAATATGACGGGAAAGAACCGCCCCAGATATTAAGCACTCACCCACACACGGAGAAACGAATTGAACGCATTAAGGAAATGCAAACAGCAATGGACACCGACACGGAATTCAAACCACTGCCAGATTTTATTCTTGAACTAAAGAAAGCGAACAAAAAAGACAGTCCGGATAACACGTAATAGCAACGAATAGAGCAGCCACTAATTGCGGATGCTCTATTACTTATGAATCGGCGCGAAAGATAAGGGCTTCAGACAGTTTAAAAGCTGGCTCTATTTCTTAAAGTCCAACATACGCTGCAAAGGAATCATGGCTTTTTTGCCCAATTCGGGGTCAACTACGATCTCTTTGGTTTTTGTGTTCTCAAACACCTGAACCAGATTATCCAATTCATTCATAGCCATCCAGGGGCAATTTGCACAGCTTCTGCAAGTTGCACCGGAACCAGCTGTTGGCGCGATAAAAAGCTGTTTATCCGGGCAGGCCTGCTGCATTTTGTAGAAAATGCCCTGATCTGTAGCGACAATAAAGCTGGGGTTATCCAATGTTTGAGTGGCAGCAATAAGCTGTGATGTGGAGCCCACCGCATCAGCAATATCGACCACGGACTCTGGTGACTCAGGGTGAACAAGGATTCCAGCTTCAGGGTGCTGCTTTTTCAAATCCAGAATTCCACGAGCCTTGAACTCTTCGTGAACAATACAGGAGCCATCCCACAGCAGCACGTCAGCACCAGTCTTCTTGGCCACGTAATTGCCCAAGTGCTTGTCTGGAGCCCAAAGAATCTTCTCACCCTTGCTGTCCAGATAATCCACAACATCTAAAGCGATGCTGGATGTAACAACCCAATCTGCACGCGCTTTGACCGCCGCGGACGTGTTGGCATAAACCACGACAGTGCGGTCAGGATGTTGATCACAGAATGCAGAAAACTCATTCACAGGGCACCCCAAATCCAATGAACAGGTTGCCTCCAAGGTGGGCATAAGCACACGCTTTTCGGGAGAAAGAATTTTGGATGTCTCTCCCATAAACTTAACCCCGGCAACCACCAAAGTCTCAGCAGAATGGTTCTTACCAAACCTCGCCATTTCCAGAGAATCAGCAACACAGCCGCCAGTTTCTTCAGCAAGGGATTGAATTTCTGGAGAGGTATAATAATGAGCAATAAGCACGGCATTGTGCTTGATGAGCAACTGTTTTATTTGTTCACGAAAGTGCTCGGTTTTATGGGGTGGATGTGACTCTCGATATTTTAGGGCATCATCCAAATACTGCTTAACCAGTTCTTGCGGGTTTGTCCCCATTTCTTTGTGCAGGGTTTCCAATTCACTCATTGCCATATACTCAACTACATAGGCTTCGAATTATACCGGTAATGACGTGTCAACGGAAAAGAAAGCCTTACCAGTAGAACTCGCGCTCATAACCTTTTGGACTGTCTCACACAGATCAAGTTGCCTGACAGCAGGTCACATAAAAGCATTAAGTCACATCATGAAGATCTTTTCAGAGAATAAAGAGCGGCTTAAGGCTGAAAATAAAAAAGGGGCTAAAAAAGCCCCTTTTTTAAGATGGTGGGTCGTACTGGATTCGAACCAGTGACCAATTGGTTAAAAGCCAACTGCTCTACCAGCTGAGCTAACGACCCAAAACGGTTTGCCTTACGGCTAAGCGCATGAACGACTTCATGGCACTTTGAATATGGTGGGTCGTACTGGATTCGAACCAGTGACCAATTGGTTAAAAGCCAACTGCTCTACCAGCTGAGCTAACGACCCATAATCAGTTTTCTTTTAGCAACTTCACAGCCGCCACAAAAGAGGCGCATATAGTAATGATTTAGCCGCAAAACACAAGTTATTTATTACATTAAGATGGCGTATTTTAAATTTATGCCTGATATCGGGTTGGATCTTGTACGCCAGCTTCAATAAAACCCTGTTTTCGTAAACGACAGCTATCACACTTACCACAGGCAACACCATCTTCAGAAGCCTGATAACAGGATACTGTGAGTGAATAATCCACCCCTAAATCCACTCCGGCCTGAATTATTTGTGCTTTGGTTAAATCAATCAGAGGAGTTTCAATAGACACTCCCTGACCTTCAACTCCAACCTTCGTGGCCAAGTTTGCCATTGTTTGATAGGCGCGAATGTAATCAGGGCGGCAGTCCGGGTATCCAGAGTAATCCACCGCATTTACGCCAATGAAAATCGCCTCAGCTCCGAGGACCTCAGCCCATCCCAATGCAATAGACAGGAACACCGTGTTGCGAGCGGGAACGTAGGTAACGGGAATGCCATCCGTCTCTTCTTCAGGTACGTCGATATTACTATCGGTCAATGCTGAACCACCAATTGTCCCCAGATCAAGAGAGACCACCTTGTGTTCCTGCACATTCATTGCGTTCGAGACCCTTTCTGCAGCCTCTAGCTCAGCCCGGTGCCGCTGCCCATAGTCAAAACTCAAGGTATAACACTCATACCCATTTGCCAGAGCGATAGCCAGAACCGTAGTAGAGTCCAGACCACCAGACACAAGAATCACTGCACGTTTTTTACTCACAACCAAACCTTTCTGAAACAACAAATAACTTACACGCCGGGCTTATCGCCCCAAATGTATTTATGTAATTGAATTTGAAAACGAACGTCCAGCTTGTCCTCTAAGATCCACTCCGCCAACTCTTTTGGCGTTACCCCCTCGTAGCTTGGGGAAAATAGTACTTCACCAACCTGATTAGTCAGACGGTATTCGTCCAGTTTCATTTTGGCCCACTGATAATCCTGACGATCACAGAGAACAAACTTGACCTGATCTTTGTCTGACAACTTAGGAATATTGGCATAGAGGTTTTTCTCGACCTCGCCCGAAGCCGGTGTTTTGAGATCCATGACAATACTGACCCGCTCGTCCACCTCTTCAACATCCATTGCACCACTGGTTTCCAGTGAGACTTCATATCCCTTATCACACAAAGCAGTAAGTAAGTGTTTACAGTCTGGCTGAGCCAAAGGCTCTCCACCCGTGACGCAGACATAGCGAGCACCATATCCGTCCACTTTTTGCAGAATCTCCGCCAGTGTCTTTCTCTCTCCGCCATGAAAGGCGTATGCAGAGTCACAGTAACCGCAGCGCAAAGGACAGCCGGTTAAACGCACAAACACCGTTGGGCATCCCACAGTACGGGCTTCACCTTGTAACGAGCAGAATATTTCAGTAATACGGAGGGATATATCAGACATAACACATTGAACTGGTGCAAAGCCGGCAATTCTACCGAAACACCAGCTCAATGTCTTATTTTTACTGCCTTATGACGGGAAGTTTAGCTTCAAGTAGTCTCGAGCCAAGCTTGCAGCGCTGGAATTGGATGACGCAGCCTTGTTTAAAAACTCTTTGGCTTTCGCATCGTCCCCCAACAAATGGTGGACCTTACCCAGTTTAAATTGGGCATCAGGCACTTTGTTGTGATCAGGGTAAGTGCTTAGTAACTTGGTAAACCACTGGCGAGCGGTCTCAAGCTCATTTTTCAGCAGATAAATCTCCCCCAGCCAATACTGAGCATTCGCGGCATAACGCCCACTAGGGTAATCTTTCAGATGCTGCATTAATGCATCAGCCGCCTGGTCATACTTTTGCTGCTTTAAAACAAGATCAATAGCAGAGCGATAGCTTTGCAGCTCAGAAGCCTGCGCCCCACCACTTGCAGTAGAACTATTCGAAGTCTGGCTATCAGTAGAAGAAGACAATACCGGTCGCCCACTGCCCGGCTGACCTAATTGGCTAAGACGTCGATCAAGATCGATATAATCGTCAAGCCGTTGCTGCTTTAGCTTTTTAATCTGATGAGCTTGTTCTTCAACCTGACCACGAAGCTGTAACACCTCCTGTTGCACTACCTGCAATTGGTAATAAAGCTCGGCGAGGTTTGTCGCTTCTGCTGGCGATTGTGCAGGCATTGGCGCTTGAGTCACAGCCTGAGGTTGCCGTTGAGACTGACGCTCTTCCCCATCGGGATAGCGGTCAATAACTTCAACAGCGGTAACAGAAAAACTAATAAGTAACGCAGAAAAAAACAGTATAAATCTACTAGGCATGTTCACGTTTCGCTTTAAGTCTTGAAAGGTAATCAATGCACAAAGGGGGCCTTAGCCCCCTTCAGAAATAAAAGTGCAGGTAAACCTACACTCTTTGAATCAAACGCGCTTATTTAAGTTCAACGCGACGATTTTTTGACCATGCAGAATCGTAGCTACCGACTTCTGCTGGACGCTCTTCACCGTAACTTACAGTTTCGATAAGGTTGGAATCCACACCTTGAAGTACTAGGAAATCACGAACAGCGTTAGCACGACGCTCACCTAGAGCCATGTTGTACTCACGGCTTCCACGCTCATCAGCGTGACCTTCTAAACGAACATTACGTGGCTCAGCTTTTAACGCTTCAGCGTGAAGCATAAGCGCAGAACGTGATTCGGAACGAAGAATGGATTGGTCAAAGTCAAAGTAGAAAACTGTGTCAACGCCAGAAAGGTCAACCGCATTCTCCATAGAATTAGCGCCATCAAGATCCGCACCAGCACCTTGATCGGTAGACTCAGTAGCAGAATCTGTTGCTGAAGCGTCGTCTTCAACTTGAGTATTTGAGCTACACCCCGCCAGCAGACTCATAACCGCAATCATTGCCAAGAAAATTTTTAATGTTTTTGTCATTGTTGTCACTCCAAATTGTATATAAAAGCACCAAAACCCATTCAGCTACTTGATGAACGGAGACCATGCGGGTTCTCGAACATCCCCTCGCTTAGAAGGTAATCTGTATTTTACACCAGCATCCAAAGAAACTGCCGCTAAGACTCCCTTATTATTGTGCTGAGTCGCATACAGCAACATCGCGCCATTAGGCGCTATACTGGGAGATTCGTCAAGCCAAGTTTCCGTTAAAATGCGCATATCCCCCGATGCAATATCTTGCCAGGCGATATGGAAGATGCCATTTTCCCGATGAACCATGACCAAACTTTTACCATCCGGCGAAACTCTTGGCCGAGCGTTATAATCCCCCTCAAAGGTTAAGCGCTCTGTGCGGCCACTTGCAAGATGGATTTGGTAAATCTGTGGATTCCCCCCGCGATTGGAGGTAAAAATAATTCCTTTTCCATCTTCTGTCCAATTCGGCTCGGTGTCAATGACGCTACTTGATGTCTGCGTCACACGACGAAGCTTTTTCGTTGCTATCTCCAATGTATAAATCTCTGGATTACCGTCTTTTGACAAAACCATCGCCAATTTGGTGTCATCAGGCGAAAATGCCGGAGCACCGTTCAAGCCTCTGAAATTTGTGAGCTGTTCTCGCTCCCCTGTGCGAATATTCTGCCTAAAAATGGCTGGCCGGGATGTTTCAAATGAAACATAAGCCACATAACGCATATCGTTGGACCAGGTTGGGGATAACAAAGGCTCCGAAGATGAAAATAAAACCTTATCGCGCGCACCATCGGCATCAGCCAACACTATGCGATAACGCTTTTGAACAGATTTCCCCAAATCTTCAACGTAAAGTATTTTAGTAGAAAAAGCGCCTTTTATTCCGGTAATCGATTGGTAAACTTCATCACTGACTAAATGCGCAATGTCTCTTACCTGCGTATCGCTGCCGGTTACTGTTCGACTCAATACTCTTCGTTGCGCAATAACATCATATAACTGATATTCAAGCACAAAACCTGTCGGAGATTTCTGCAGATCACCAACCACTAAATAGTTTGCACCGAGCACACGCCAATCGCGATAATAAATTTCCGATTCTTTTTTCGGAAATGACAACATATCTCTTTGTGGTATCGCATGAAACAAACCACTTCGCATTAAGTCCGCAGATATAATTTGCGTCAGGTCTTCCTGAACATTTTGTGCGCCACCAAAAGGAACAACAGCAATGGGAGTGGGGTTATCAACACCTTGTGTGATTTCGATGGTCAGCTCTGCACGCGCGCCCAAGGCAAGCACCATTGCACAGAGGAAAAGGCCAATTTTATGCATTTGATTTCTCACTGCCTTAAGTCCTGTGGGTTAAATACTAATCTTAACTTTCGATAATATCGTTCAAACACTTCGGGGGGCATCTCCCGAATTTCTGGAAAGCGATCCACTTTTTTTACTGCCTGTTCAGCAGAACGATCAAAGGCAGGGTTACCGCTGCTCTTAATGATGTTTACTTCAACGACCTGCCCTGTCGGCACTAATTGTATCAATAATTCACACTGCATTCCTGTACGCGCAGATGGCGGCCGACTCCAGTTTTGCTCTATGCGTTGAGTAATTGCTGACACATAGCTTTGAGCTTCATTTTCAAATTCCACTTCAGCTAATAGTTGCTCCTCTTCAGCAATAGCTTGTTCAAGCTCCTGCTGCATTTGCAACCGCTGTAACTCTTGTTCTCGCGCACGCGCCTCAGCTTCTTTCTTAGCTAACGCTTCTTTGCGCTTTCTCTCTTCTTCCGTTTTGCGCTTGGCGTCTTCTTGTTTCTTTTTCAGTGCAGCTTGTTTCTTTTGCTCAGCCAGTTTTTTTTGCCTTTGCTGTTCAAGACGTCGCTTAGTCAAGTCCACTTTTTTAGGCTGCTTCTTCGCAACTTTTTTGGGAGCCTTTTCTTTTAGTTCGACCAGCTGGGCTTTTACAAAATTTGGGCGCTCGATTTTTCGGGTAGGATTTTGCGGGTTCCAGTTAAAACCAAGCAGAGCCAAAACCCCGGCATGAATGAGCAGGCTAACCAGAACAGGAATAATATAGGTACGGATCTGTAACACGGTATCTACTTAGGAGGATCAGTAACAAGACCGACAGAAGAGGCTCCAGCTTGTTGCAAAGCCGTCATCAAGTTCACCACGATTCCATAATCCACTTTATGATCACCCCATACAAGCACCGGTGTTTCCGGCTTTTGACGCAACACTTTGCTGACGGTCTCTTGAATTTCACCAATGGGCTTTGACTGTTCCTGCTTTCCCCCCAGGTTTATATAGAGTGTGCCATCTGTTTTGACTGAAACAATAAGCGGCTCTTCATCTTTATTGTCTAAAGGTGAAGATGGCGCCTGCGGTAGATCAACTTTCACTCCTTGCATAAGCAAAGGCGCGGTTACCATAAAAATAACCAATAAAACCAACATCACATCAATGTAGGGAACCACATTGATCTCCGCCATAGGTTTCTTTTTCTTGGATGCCATGTTGAACGACCTTTAAGGTTTTGAATGCACTTGGCGGTGTAAGATAGAAGAAAACTCTTCGGCAAAGGTTTCGTATTTACCGCTCAATGACTCTGCTCGAGCCGAAAAGCGGTTGTAAGCAAGTACCGCAGGAATAGCAGCAAACAATCCCATCGCGGTAGCCACTAGCGCTTCGGAAATACCCGGAGCAACCGTAGCCAAAGTTGCTTGCTGCACATTGGCCAAACCGCGGAACGAATTCATGATTCCCCATACGGTGCCAAACAGTCCGATATAAGGGCTCACCGATGCGACGCTGGCGAGAAAAGGTAGATTGGCCTCCAGCTTTTCTTCTTCCCGCGCAAGAGCAACCCGCATTGATCTCTGCGTGCCTTCCATAATGGCATCCGGTTCGGTCCCCGATTGCTGACGTAAACGGGAAAACTCCTTGAATCCCGCGCGGAAAATATTTTCCACTCCGCCAGAGTTATTTTGATTAGCCTTACTGTTTCCCTGACGATACAACTGGGTTAGATCAATACCAGACCAAAACTGTCTTTCGAACGCATCAAAGGCCGCTTTAGCACGAGTCTGGTAGATACCCCGCTGCACGATCATCACCCAGGACACAACCGATGCAAGAAATAACATTAACATCACCATCTGCACCAAAAGGCTGGCATTAGCGATCAAATGGAAAATGGAAAGCGGTTCCTGGCTCATGCAGAAAACTCCTCGAGATATTTATTCAGTTGCAACACCAACTCTGTGGGTAATGGAGCAGGTTCTGCAGTTTGTTCATTAATACAGGCAACTCGTACACGTCCTTCAGCCAGGACTTGCCCATCACGTAAAACCTTTTGGTGCATTATTATTGAACCGCGTTTCACTTTTTCGGGAAAGGTTGTCACCTGAATTTCGTCATCCAGTTTAGCTGAACGTCGGTAATCAATCTGTGCTGAAGCCACCACAACCAAAAAACCATCGGCAATAAAAGCCGCTTTGGGAAAACCCAGCTCCCGTAAAAATTCGGTGCGGGAACGCTCCATAAATTTCAAATAATTGGGATAGTAAACAATCCCCCCGGCATCAGTATCTTCGATATAGACCCGGATATTGATAGAAAATTCGTTTGTCACAACAACTCTGAATAGTTCGTTAATCGTTCTTCTTTGGGGTTAAACCAAAATGATCGTAGGCAAGTTGCGTGGCCATACGCCCTCTTGGTGTGCGGATAACATACCCTTGCTGTATCAAGTAGGGTTCCAATACATCTTCGATGGTATCCCGCTCTTCGCTAATGGCCGCCGCCAGATTATCTACACCAACCGGGCCGCCTTCAAATTTTTCAATCATGGAGAGAATCAAACGTCTATCCATGTGATCGAACCCTTGATGATCAACACCAAGCATATTCAATGCTCTGTCAGCCAAGTCCGAGGTCACAATCCCATCGCCTTTTACTTCCGAAAAGTCGCGAACACGACGAAGCAAACGGTTGGCAATTCTGGGGGTTCCCCTGGCTCTTCGGGCGACTTCGAAAGCCCCTTCCGGCTCCATTTGAATGCCCATAAGCGAGGCCGAGCGTTTCACGATATGAGTCAGGTCTTCCACATTGTAAAACTCCAGACGCTGTACGATACCAAACCGATCCCGCAACGGAGAAGTAAGCAGCCCCGCCCGAGTAGTTGCACCAACCAAAGTAAATGGCGGCAGATCGATTTTAATTGAGCGCGCCGCAGGGCCTTCACCAATCATGATATCAAGCTGGAAGTCTTCCATCGCCGGGTAGAGAACCTCTTCGACCACGGCGCTCAAACGGTGGATTTCATCAATAAATAACACATCACCCGGTTCAAGGTTGGTCATCATCGCAGCTAAATCACCTGCTTTTTCCAGCACTGGACCAGATGTGGTTTTCAGGTCTACGCCCATTTCCGCCGCGATAATATTGGCCAAGGTGGTTTTACCCAAACCGGGAGGGCCAAATACCAACGTATGATCAAGCGCTTCACCACGGCCCTTGGCAGCATGGATAAAGATATCCATCTGCTCCTTAACAACAGGCTGCCCGATGTAGTCTTTTAAGGTTTTTGGGCGAACAGCGCGATCGAGCATCTCTTCCTTGGGTTTTGCTCCGCCACTGATAATGCGATCTTCTTCAATCATGGAATAGCTCGTAGTTTACGCTGGTAACATGGATCTCAATGCAAGCCGAATAAGCTCTTCACTGGTTTGAACGTCGCTCGTATATGAACTCGCAACCACTTTGGCTGCATCGGTGGGCTTATACCCCAAGGCAACCAAAGCTGCTTCCGCATCGGCAATCAAAGTATTGGGGTCCAGCGGGTTATTATGTTCGATATTAATAATCCCTGCTTGAGCGGGCTCCGCAGCCTCTCCCCATCCTTTAAGCTTGTCTCTCATTTCGATGATTAAACGTTCCGCGGTTTTCTTACCCACTCCCGGTACTTTAACCAAAGCAGAGACATTATCTTGCATCACACAACGAACAAAATCGGTCGTTTCCATGGACATAATACCCACAGCCATTTTCGGGCCGACTCCGTTAATTTTGATTAACAGACGAAATAGTTCACGGTCTTTTTTATTGATAAAGCCAAAAAGCTGCTGTGCGTTTTCACTGACCGAAAAGTGGGTATACAGTGTCACAGATTCCCCGGCTGCGGGCAGCTGGAAGAACGTGGTCATGGGTGACTGCACTTCGTAGCCAACCCCGTTTACATCGACCAAAAGCCAAGGCGCAAGCTTTTCAATTAATGTTCCGGAAAGGAAACCAATCATAATTCTGACCTATACCAATTAACGAAGGCGTCCGGCTTTATAGCGACCACGCCCGGCAAGACTAATAAGGTGTTTTTGGGTGTTTGCATGGCATATAGCAACAGCAAGTGCATCCGCCGCGTCTTCTTGTGGGGTTTTAGTCAAGCCAAGCATGGTTTTCACCATATGCTGGACTTGGAATTTGTCGGCAGCCCCGGTTCCGACCACAGATTGTTTTACTTTTCGCGCTTCATACTCAGCAACAGGTAAATCACAATTCATTGCCGCAACTATAGCCGCGCCCCGCGCCTGGCCAAGTTTAAGCGCGGAACCCGCACTTTTTGACATAAAAACCTGTTCAATGGCGAATTCATTGGGAGAATATGTGTGAATAACTTCAGAGACAGAATCAAAGATGAGCTTTAATCGCTCTGGCAACAAG includes:
- the nadA gene encoding quinolinate synthase NadA, whose protein sequence is MSELETLHKEMGTNPQELVKQYLDDALKYRESHPPHKTEHFREQIKQLLIKHNAVLIAHYYTSPEIQSLAEETGGCVADSLEMARFGKNHSAETLVVAGVKFMGETSKILSPEKRVLMPTLEATCSLDLGCPVNEFSAFCDQHPDRTVVVYANTSAAVKARADWVVTSSIALDVVDYLDSKGEKILWAPDKHLGNYVAKKTGADVLLWDGSCIVHEEFKARGILDLKKQHPEAGILVHPESPESVVDIADAVGSTSQLIAATQTLDNPSFIVATDQGIFYKMQQACPDKQLFIAPTAGSGATCRSCANCPWMAMNELDNLVQVFENTKTKEIVVDPELGKKAMIPLQRMLDFKK
- a CDS encoding 2-isopropylmalate synthase; the protein is MSKEKLVIFDTTLRDGEQSPGASMTKEEKVRIAKMLEKMRVDVIEAGFAIASPGDFDAVQAVANTIKDSTVCSLARAVDTDIDRAGEALKGANSSRIHTFIATSPIHMKYKLKMEPEQVLEQAIRAVKRARGFTDDVEFSLEDGSRSEFEFMCRITEAAIAAGASTINVPDTVGYGEPGEYGAMFKRLIEAVPNSDKAIFSTHCHNDLGLAVANSLSAVMNGVRQIECTINGLGERAGNAALEEIVMAVRTRKDLFPVETGIVSEHIVPTSRLVSSITGFPVQPNKAIVGANAFAHESGIHQDGVLKHRETYEIMRAEDVGWNTNKIVLGKHSGRAAVKARFEALGITFESQDALNQAFSRFKELADKKHEIFDEDLQSLLTSASSESTEETYILIDVESQSRSGEKSKSRISLQVEGQDMEAHAEGSGPVDAAYKAIESVVKSNSDLLLYSVNAITQGTDSQGEVTVRLERNGIIVNGVGADTDIVVASVKAYLHALNLLSSPGRSHPQRDGV
- a CDS encoding YbjQ family protein — its product is MYDLIIFLVLLSLGYFVGQALEKSHFRSIIKREKELRHLLTFSNRYPPSVTEEQNAQLVTGSVVISIDYFKQIVAGLRALIGGRITSYESLLERARREALLRMKEEASAMGANIIVNVKLETASITKGQRQQVGCVEVLAYGTALHDKQFD
- a CDS encoding YbjQ family protein, with protein sequence MIVTNIEIIPGKRIAKHLGMVQGNTVRAKHAGRDLMAGLKNIFGGELKGYTELLTEARQEATERMIEQAQAIGANAVLNVRYSTSSVTAGAAELFAYGTAVILEE
- the queE gene encoding 7-carboxy-7-deazaguanine synthase QueE, with translation MSDISLRITEIFCSLQGEARTVGCPTVFVRLTGCPLRCGYCDSAYAFHGGERKTLAEILQKVDGYGARYVCVTGGEPLAQPDCKHLLTALCDKGYEVSLETSGAMDVEEVDERVSIVMDLKTPASGEVEKNLYANIPKLSDKDQVKFVLCDRQDYQWAKMKLDEYRLTNQVGEVLFSPSYEGVTPKELAEWILEDKLDVRFQIQLHKYIWGDKPGV
- the queC gene encoding 7-cyano-7-deazaguanine synthase QueC; this encodes MSKKRAVILVSGGLDSTTVLAIALANGYECYTLSFDYGQRHRAELEAAERVSNAMNVQEHKVVSLDLGTIGGSALTDSNIDVPEEETDGIPVTYVPARNTVFLSIALGWAEVLGAEAIFIGVNAVDYSGYPDCRPDYIRAYQTMANLATKVGVEGQGVSIETPLIDLTKAQIIQAGVDLGVDYSLTVSCYQASEDGVACGKCDSCRLRKQGFIEAGVQDPTRYQA
- a CDS encoding M48 family metallopeptidase, which produces MRYSNPEIPEGINVTQVHPLKEFFTLIAGVAGLVIVAVFLLAVTVQYLVTLIPFEKESQWLGRMGESFTASMQSEEISDNHQQIEGYLQQLADSLSEHQALPEGMTITVHYSEGDTVNAFATLGGNIVIFKGLLETLPHENALAMVMAHEIAHIKHRHPIVALGRGVAVGLVLVSLSGVGDGVAVQQLLGNLSMLTTLTFSRSQEELSDHDALGVLSAEYGHIGGAEALFEVLQKEYDGKEPPQILSTHPHTEKRIERIKEMQTAMDTDTEFKPLPDFILELKKANKKDSPDNT